A window of Diabrotica virgifera virgifera chromosome 9, PGI_DIABVI_V3a contains these coding sequences:
- the LOC126892677 gene encoding uncharacterized protein LOC126892677, protein MSGVPCTILVSIEDRLNFPTKMALVVIRQLFRYGLRSISLRNDRILIDLVYTPKSTTLSRKFGNLPVKYIRMQINDSNEIGLFEKAMKRYYFDLEEETEALPPPPTTTPSIKSIQKEPLKKKLKRRVTQHVESIDLDQNSQVWSFDEHIIDDDDDKEDHTRRATISETRNDYGDDDDDDYTTTLIPPTE, encoded by the exons ATGTCTGGTGTACCATGTACAATTTTGGTATCCATAGAAGATAGATTAAATTTCCCCACGAAAATGGCTCTAGTAGTCATAAGGCAGCTATTCAg ATATGGTTTAAGAAGCATATCTCTCCGGAATGATAGAATCTTAATAGACTTAGTATATACCCCAAAGTCCACAACGCTGTCGAGAAAATTTGGTAACTTACCAGTAAAATATATCCGTATGCAAATAAATGATTCTAATGAGATAGGATTGTTTGAAAAAGCAATGAAGAGATACTACTTTGACTTAGAGGAGGAGACAGAAGCTCTTCCTCCTCCTCCTACTACTACTCCTTCTATTAAATCAATTCAGAAGGAACctttaaagaaaaaattgaagaGGAGAGTAACACAGCATGTTGAGTCCATTGATCTTGATCAAAATTCACAAGTGTGGTCATTTGATGAACACATTatagatgatgatgatgataaagaaGATCATACCAGAAGAGCGACAATAAGTGAGACCAGAAATGACTACGGCGACGACGATGACGATGACTACACCACCACATTGATACCTCCTACGGAGTAA